The Kluyveromyces lactis strain NRRL Y-1140 chromosome D complete sequence genome has a window encoding:
- a CDS encoding uncharacterized protein (highly similar to uniprot|P47771 Saccharomyces cerevisiae YMR170C ALD2 Cytosolic aldehyde dehydrogenase that uses NAD as the preferred coenzyme expression is induced in response to high osmotic stress), translating to MSLYETVNIPQLNITYEQPLGLFINNEFVKSSDGKKIESINPSTEESIVSFFAASEKDVNSAVTAARDAFENNWSKTSGEQRGILLSKLFDLIERDKLLLAAIETLDSGKPYHSNSLADLEQILQLTRYYAGGADKFTGGEYIPLNQDKYAYTMKVPYGVVAQIVPWNYPLAMASWKIQSCLAAGNTIVIKPAENTSLSLLYFAQLVKEAGFPPGVLNILPGYGSVTGTAMASHTDIDKIAFTGSTAVGQKVMSLAAQSNLKAVTLECGGKSPCLIFADANLDEAIPWVAGGIFYNSGQNCTANSRIYVHEDIYEEFLTKFEEYAKSNWKFGAKFDPFDKDCTLGPVISKVQYDRIQSYVEHGKASEKLGFKEFAEYPSKGYFIPPTIFSDVPNSSKLSQEEIFGPVGVVASFSTYEEAIKLANDSSYGLASCVFSENARTTAQFARDIRAGTVWINSSNDEEISVPFGGFKMSGIGRELGRNGVDSYLQTKAVHVNIAKL from the coding sequence ATGTCATTGTACGAAACGGTTAACATTCCACAGTTGAACATTACATATGAGCAGCCATTGGGGTTGTTCATCAACAACGAGTTTGTCAAGTCCAGTGACGGtaagaaaattgaaagcaTCAACCCAAGTACTGAGGAATCGATTGTCTCTTTTTTTGCAGCTTCTGAAAAAGATGTCAATAGTGCTGTTACAGCAGCAAGAGATgcttttgaaaacaattgGTCCAAGACATCAGGCGAACAGAGAGGAATTCTTTTGTCGAAgttatttgatttgattgagAGAGATAAGTTATTGCTAGCTGCGATTGAGACGTTAGATTCGGGGAAGCCTTACCACTCTAATAGTCTTGCTGatcttgaacaaatcttGCAATTAACTCGTTACTATGCTGGCGGTGCTGATAAGTTCACCGGAGGGGAATATATTCCATTAAACCAAGACAAGTATGCGTATACCATGAAGGTACCTTATGGTGTTGTTGCACAAATTGTTCCATGGAATTATCCCTTGGCTATGGCTAGCTGGAAAATCCAATCGTGTTTGGCTGCTGGTAACACTATTGTTATCAAGCCAGCAGAGAACACTTCTTTGTCTTTGCTTTACTTCGCACAACTTGTCAAAGAGGCTGGCTTTCCTCCAGGTGTGTTGAATATCTTACCAGGTTATGGTTCCGTTACGGGAACTGCAATGGCTAGCCACACTGACATAGACAAGATTGCGTTTACTGGTTCGACCGCTGTTGGACAAAAAGTCATGTCACTTGCTGCCCAATCAAACTTGAAAGCTGTTACTTTGGAATGCGGTGGTAAGTCTCCATGTCTAATTTTTGCTGATGCCAACCTTGATGAAGCCATTCCTTGGGTTGCTGGAGGTATCTTCTATAACTCAGGGCAGAATTGTACAGCAAACTCGAGGATCTACGTCCACGAGGATATTTACGAAGAGTTTTTAActaaatttgaagaatacGCTAAATCAAACTGGAAGTTCGGAGCTAAATTCGATCCTTTCGATAAAGACTGTACTCTAGGGCCTGTTATTTCAAAAGTCCAATATGATCGTATCCAATCCTATGTTGAACATGGTAAAGCCTCTGAGAAACTAGGCTTCAAGGAGTTTGCCGAATATCCTTCTAAGGGTTATTTTATCCCACCTACTATATTTTCAGATGTTCCAAACTCTTCGAAACTCtctcaagaagaaatttttGGACCGGTGGGTGTTGTGgcatcattttcaacttaTGAGGAAGCCATCAAGTTGGCAAATGACTCCTCTTACGGTTTGGCTTCTTGTGTTTTCTCTGAAAATGCCCGAACAACAGCACAATTTGCTCGCGATATTAGGGCAGGTACCGTTTggatcaattcttccaatgaCGAAGAAATTTCTGTTCCATTTGGTGGGTTCAAAATGTCCGGTATTGGTCGTGAATTGGGGCGTAACGGTGTTGACTCTTATTTGCAAACAAAAGCTGTTCACGTAAATATTGCAAAGCTGTGA
- the CEP3 gene encoding Cep3p (similar to uniprot|P40969 Saccharomyces cerevisiae YMR168C CEP3 Essential kinetochore protein component of the CBF3 complex that binds the CDEIII region of the centromere contains an N-terminal Zn2Cys6 type zinc finger domain a C-terminal acidic domain and a putative coiled coil dimerization domain), which produces MSKPKISLTKGKHPCTFCQARKVKCDRSLPACQNCIERNVTELCEYDDNGSRKRARLADDVNLYDKKLFNIWNQYERLWIHDTLGQCQQGVYMGIAFPLDVSEYNNTKDFYGYECLFSKESIFKILDHSLERLGWLYFGFFTDISELPYQMERYWNEYESMNINLENEEATTRQTTFKKSADQILWDLVLRSVIVMTIYYMPAKSILSLVDIDAIEKYPLDFSESNEGVDELKKKYEIFDYCLRHTLNKVLRTIFTLPPDVRTLQIFLILSNTNFLQIYPSLGNNILVHCIHLAKVLGIKDFKLKINDSGSTRLQKLSMHNIWFRLSTVDYMRSSPNKIIALHTDNSSALTRKTLFTHCSIDSIDVYDVESNLEVLRWKITSLDRDLEVSEPSLKTLKAMKELLGLLDRKTSVSNDASFNTKFESFFLKLQCNFVMWKILRYEFMQYGVTNGLQKLCCPARRIIALVANFLKEDYFEYTTHPFCVHILCVIAGFFSFYCIFHEADEVRDLRNDAVGLLKLLFDPLRPVISCFFSNLSRLEELRHIWKSVEITDQANRLVHPVMYVLKTDIIKLKRNLEIISGSLKDANYQETFKDKLEIDINTPALSSDFLEVVREFNLSHPLDINGKMSRQNN; this is translated from the coding sequence ATGAGCAAACCAAAGATTTCCTTAACAAAAGGCAAGCATCCTTGCACCTTTTGTCAGGCTCGAAAAGTAAAGTGTGATAGAAGTTTACCAGCTTGTCAAAATTGtatagaaagaaatgtaACGGAGCTTTGTGAATATGATGACAATGGATCAAGGAAGCGTGCAAGACTGGCTGATGATGTCAACCTATATGATAAGAAGTTATTCAATATCTGGAATCAGTACGAAAGATTGTGGATACATGACACTCTTGGCCAGTGCCAGCAGGGAGTGTATATGGGCATCGCTTTTCCTCTTGATGTTTCTGAGTATAATAACACGAAAGACTTCTATGGATATGAATGCctcttttcaaaagaaagtatcttcaaaatattagATCATTCTTTAGAGCGGCTTGGCTGGCTTTACTTTGGTTTTTTTACAGATATAAGTGAACTTCCTTACCAGATGGAACGGTATTGGAATGAATATGAATCAATGAATATAAACTtagaaaatgaagaagCAACCACACGACAAAcaactttcaagaaatctgCGGATCAGATTTTGTGGGATTTGGTGTTAAGGTCAGTTATAGTAATGACCATTTATTATATGCCTGCCAAAAGCATTTTATCATTAGTTGATATCGATGCAATTGAAAAGTACCCATTGGATTTCTCTGAGAGTAACGAAGGCGTTGAcgaactgaaaaaaaagtatgaaatatttgattaCTGTCTAAGACACACGCTCAATAAAGTTCTCAGAACAATATTCACACTACCCCCGGATGTCCGAACTCTGCAAATCTTTCTCATTCTAAGCAATACAAATTTTCTACAGATATATCCGTCGTTAGGAAACAACATTCTAGTACATTGCATACATCTGGCAAAAGTTCTGGGCattaaagatttcaaacTCAAAATTAACGATTCAGGTTCTACTAGACTTCAGAAACTATCTATGCATAATATATGGTTTCGTTTATCAACTGTTGATTATATGAGATCTAGTCCAAACAAAATAATTGCATTACATACAGACAATAGCTCTGCATTGACTCGAAAAACTTTATTTACTCACTGTTCTATTGATAGCATAGATGTTTATGACGTGGAGAGTAATTTAGAAGTCCTTCGGTGGAAAATAACCAGTTTGGATCGCGATTTGGAAGTATCAGAGCCATCATTGAAGACATTGAAAGCAATGAAAGAACTTCTCGGACTTCTAGATAGAAAAACATCCGTCTCGAACGACGCTTCCTTTAACACGAAATTTGAGTCCTTTTTCCTGAAATTACAATGCAACTTTGTAATGTGGAAAATATTGCGATATGAGTTTATGCAATATGGAGTAACAAACGGTTTGCAGAAATTGTGTTGCCCAGCAAGACGTATAATAGCGCTGGTAGCAAATTTCttaaaagaagattatTTTGAGTACACTACACATCCCTTTTGCGTGCACATTTTATGTGTCATTGCCgggtttttttctttttactGTATATTCCATGAGGCTGATGAGGTACGCGATCTCCGTAATGATGCGGTAGGTCTTCTAAAATTACTATTTGATCCCTTACGACCAGTTATAAGTTGTTTTTTTAGCAACCTTTCTCGACTTGAAGAACTAAGGCACATTTGGAAATCAGTAGAAATCACTGATCAAGCAAACCGGCTTGTGCATCCAGTAATGTATGTTCTGAAAACAGATATTATtaaactgaaaagaaatttggaaatcaTATCAGGTTCATTGAAAGACGCTAATTATCAAGAAACATTTAAAGATAAGCTTGAAATCGACATAAATACACCGGCACTTAGTTCGgattttcttgaagttgTAAGAGAATTCAACCTCAGTCATCCTCTTGACATAAATGGTAAAATGAGCCGCCAAAACAATTAG
- the MLH1 gene encoding mismatch repair ATPase MLH1 (similar to uniprot|Q2I041 Saccharomyces cerevisiae YMR167W MLH1 Protein required for mismatch repair in mitosis and meiosis postmeiotic segregation and spore viability forms a complex with Pms1p and Msh2p to repair mismatched DNA human homolog is associated with hereditary non-polyposis colon cancer) codes for MSGRIKPLDVSVVNKIAAGEIVIAPVNALKEMMENSIDAKATMVDILVKDGGIKLLQITDNGCGIDKDDLPILCERFTTSKLEVFEDLSKIETFGFRGEALASISHIARVTVTTKTEKDQCAWKASFSEGKILGQPKPVAGKTGTIITVEDLFYNIPSRLKALRSPGEEFNKILDVIGRYSINNNNVGFSCKKFGDSKVALMIKADLSTKDRVRIVFGANVSTNLMELNIDITDDVQRNGLLSASGFVTNLDFTNKKPIPPAFFINGRLVSCDPMRRSFYQIYSNFLPKGNKPFIYFSLTIKPQNVDVNIHPTKREVRFLNEEEIIDRLAILLQDKLASIDTSRTFKTASSVSNPYQVQLIGSSNESQDSPSTNLKMKRQENKLVRIDSSQVKITNYLRSTKFEFGASKNKTKKMNIEKIADDNDTTLQNDGMEIENDIEASYGDETSTQHTTLRNNTYYIVPKQRVQVNLTSIKKLKQAVDEQSHSELTNIFANLTYVGIVDETRRLASIQCDLKLFLVDYGSICNELFYQIGLSDFSNFGKIMLFDEDETEAGFNITKILENIDTLRIETIQEIIEKLTSMKEMMNEYFSIEIETNDGGWNKARIKSIPLLLKDYNPPLSKLPFFLYRLGTQVNWEDEMECLDGILRQLALFYIPPIIEKIHENDPEHLSSTYAAEMNELTDTMDHVVFPVIKRRLLAPKILLKDVVEVANLPGLYKVFERC; via the coding sequence ATGTCGGGTAGAATCAAACCTTTAGATGTGTCAGTTGTTAATAAAATAGCCGCTGGAGAAATTGTTATTGCTCCAGTGaatgctttgaaggagaTGATGGAAAATTCCATTGACGCTAAGGCTACCATGGTCGATATTCTTGTGAAAGATGGTGGCATAAAGCTATTACAGATTACAGACAACGGATGTGGAATAGACAAAGATGACTTACCAATTCTCTGTGAGAGGTTTACCACCTCGAAATTGGAAGTTTTTGAGGATTTGAGTAAGATAGAAACTTTTGGTTTCAGAGGTGAGGCACTTGCATCAATATCACATATAGCTAGAGTGACCGTAACTACCAAGACAGAAAAAGATCAGTGTGCATGGAAAGCTTCCTTTTCTGAGGGCAAAATACTGGGCCAACCAAAGCCTGTTGCTGGAAAAACCGGAACCATAATTACAGTTGAAGACTTGTTTTACAATATTCCATCAAGACTGAAGGCGCTTAGGTCACCAGGTGAAGAGTTCAATAAAATATTAGACGTAATTGGTAGATATTCGataaacaacaacaatgtGGGGTTTTCATGCAAAAAATTCGGTGATTCTAAAGTGGcattgatgataaaagCTGACTTATCTACCAAGGACAGAGTACGAATTGTCTTTGGAGCTAATGTTTCTACAAATCTAATGGAACTAAATATTGACATCACGGATGATGTCCAGAGAAATGGGTTACTTTCTGCCTCGGGTTTTGTCACAAATCTCGATTTCACAAATAAAAAGCCAATTCCACctgcatttttcattaaCGGAAGATTGGTATCATGCGATCCCATGAGACGTTCGTTCTATCAAATATACTCAAATTTCCTTCCAAAAGGGAACAAACCTTTCATATACTTCAGTTTAACGATAAAACCTCAGAATGTTGATGTTAATATACATCCCACCAAAAGAGAAGTTCGTTTTCTTAATGAAGAGGAGATAATCGATAGGCTTGCCATCTTGTTACAGGATAAATTGGCTTCCATAGACACTTCTCGTACCTTTAAAACGGCATCGTCTGTGTCCAATCCTTATCAGGTGCAACTTATAGGATCATCGAATGAATCTCAAGACTCTCCTTCAACAAACctaaagatgaaaagacaAGAGAATAAATTAGTTCGCATTGACTCAAGCCAAGTTAAGATAACAAACTATTTACGTTCGacaaaatttgaattcGGAGcatccaaaaacaaaactaagaaaatgaatattgaaaaaatcgCCGATGACAATGATACGACTTTGCAAAACGATGGAATGGAAATCGAGAATGACATCGAAGCTTCATATGGCGATGAAACTTCAACACAACATACTACCCTAAGGAATAATACGTATTATATTGTTCCTAAACAAAGAGTGCAAGTGAATTTAACCAGCATAAAAAAACTCAAACAGGCCGTGGATGAGCAGAGCCATTCAGAACTTACAAACATTTTTGCTAACTTAACTTATGTTGGCATTGTTGACGAGACAAGGAGGTTAGCGTCTATTCAGTGTGATCTCAAACTATTCTTGGTTGACTACGGGAGCATTTGCAATGAACTATTCTACCAGATCGGCTTATCAGATTTTTCCAACTTTGGGAAAATCATGctctttgatgaagatgaaactgAAGCCGGGTTCAACATTACAAAGATACTGGAAAATATTGACACCTTGAGAATAGAAACGATACAGGAGATTATCGAAAAGCTTACTAGTATGAAAGAGATGATGAATGAATACTTCTCTATTGAAATCGAGACAAATGACGGTGGTTGGAACAAGGCACGAATTAAGAGTATTCCCCTTTTACTCAAAGATTATAACCCACCGCTTTCAAAACTTCCTTTTTTCCTATATAGATTAGGGACACAAGTGAATTGGGAGGACGAGATGGAATGTTTGGACGGTATATTAAGACAACTCGCTTTGTTTTACATCCCTCCtataattgaaaaaattcacGAAAATGATCCAGAACATTTGAGCAGTACATACGCTGCTGAAATGAATGAACTTACGGACACAATGGATCATGTTGTATTCCCAGTAATAAAAAGAAGACTTCTTGCCCCCAAAATTTTATTGAAGGACGTGGTTGAAGTTGCGAATCTTCCTGGTTTGTACAAGGTCTTTGAACGGTGCTAG